DNA from Mycobacterium sp. SMC-8:
GAACGTCATGTCGACGTTGGCGGCCGAGCTCGTCACCAGTGCACGTTTGGGCAAGCCTAGAGCGGAAAGCTCTGCGGCATAGGGATGTTCACCAAGTCGCAGTGACACGCCTCCGGGCCGGTAGCGCACCCCCGACAACACCATCCGGCCCTCGGTCTCGCGGGTCACGCCGTCAAGATGCGAGTACGTCGAATGGACCTGCGGTCTGGACGCCCACCTCGCCGGCACCGGGAGGCCGGGCGCGAAGTCCATGCTCACCGCATGCAGACCGTCGATGCTGACGTCGAAGCCGAAGCGGCGTCCGTTGCGGATGGTGAAGTCGGCCAGCATCTTTGGATAGCCCCAGATGGTGCGCCCGGCCTCGAGGGTGAAGGACTGGTCGACGGGAAGGTGATGGACGAACGCGCCCGCCGACTGCAGAGCCTTCACGCCGGTGGCGCGCGATCCGGGCGGATTCACCATCACGTTGGTGCCGTACTCGTAGTACTGCCCGAGGTCGGTGTCCTCGTAACGCATCAGCATCAGCACCACCATCGCCCGGCGGTTGCCCCGGCCGAAGCGGCACACCTGAAGACCGCTGTAGTCGATCATGCGCTGTGCGGCGTCGGCGTCGACGACGAACATCGCGGTGTGCTGATGCGCGGTGCGCACCCGCACGGGCATCGTCAGGATGGTTCCGGCGATGGTGTGTTGTGTCACACCGCACAATGTAGAACGCGCGCTAGACACTCGGCAAGGAAGTGTCTAGTCGCAGCGGTCAGACGAGAGCCGCCAGATCGCGGATCTGCTCAGGCGAGCGCGCGCCGACCACCATCATCGTGACCCCGGACGCCTCCCAGGCCTTGATCTGATCCTTGACGTAGTCGAGGTTTCCGACGATCGCGGAGTCGTCCACCAGCTCGTCGGGGATGATCTTGGCCGCCTCGTCTTTGCGATCGCTGCGGAAAAGCCGGGTGACGTCGTCGACGACCTCGGCGTACCCCATCCGGCGATACACGTCGGCGTGGAAGTTGGTGTCCTCGGCGCCCATGCCGCCCATGTAGAGCGCCAGGTGCGGCTTCATCAGCTCCATGATCTCGGCACGGTCATCGGTGACGACAACCTGGGCGGTGGCGCAGATCTCGAAGGTCTCCCGGGTGCGGCGCGCACCCGGGCGGGCGAATCCTTCGTCGAGCCATTCGTTGTACAT
Protein-coding regions in this window:
- a CDS encoding acetoacetate decarboxylase family protein, yielding MTQHTIAGTILTMPVRVRTAHQHTAMFVVDADAAQRMIDYSGLQVCRFGRGNRRAMVVLMLMRYEDTDLGQYYEYGTNVMVNPPGSRATGVKALQSAGAFVHHLPVDQSFTLEAGRTIWGYPKMLADFTIRNGRRFGFDVSIDGLHAVSMDFAPGLPVPARWASRPQVHSTYSHLDGVTRETEGRMVLSGVRYRPGGVSLRLGEHPYAAELSALGLPKRALVTSSAANVDMTFADSRTVGEA